The genomic DNA GGAAGTCGAACCCTGCCAAGCTGATTACTTCACCAGCACGTGCCATCAGCTCAACCCCGCATTCTCCAGATCAAACGAAATCGCCGACCGTGCCATGTGCGCCGCCGCGAACGGATCCTCGCCAACCACTGTCTGGTGAAAGGTCGGGGCGCCGCTGCGGCCCGAACGAACCGATTCGGCGATGCGGTGCATGTCAGCCCACTGTTTGTTGTTGAGGATTGCCTCCGGTTTGCCGGACGCATTGACGATGGTCGAAAGACCAGGCCGG from Zhihengliuella flava includes the following:
- a CDS encoding M23 family metallopeptidase → HANGLSSYYGHLSGYMAQPGDKVTAGQGVARSGNTGRSTGPHLHAELWNKGKPFDFMSMLYDQGGVLRPGLSTIVNASGKPEAILNNKQWADMHRIAESVRSGRSGAPTFHQTVVGEDPFAAAHMARSAISFDLENAGLS